The following DNA comes from Novosphingobium sp. PP1Y.
CCCGAGAACTAACGCCGGACGAAGTAGCAAAGTTTGAGACGCGACGTGCAGTTGCCGTTCAGGCCATTAGGGACGGCTCTCCTGCTTATCTTGCTGATATTTTGCCCGGTGACATAATTCTCACGGTCAACGGCAACCCGGCAGACCTCAGCAATTTGCAAAAAGCCGCAAGTGGTCCGCAGCCTATAAAAGTGCAAATTGCGAGGAACGGGGCGCTACGCGAAATTGACTTAGAAATCCCAACAGAATGGCAACCTCATTAGTCACTCTCGCGCAATATTATTAGACACGTGCTTATTAAGGCGGGTGAAAATTCACGTGCACGCGGAATGCGCCAACCGTTATTCGCCCGCTTCTTTTCGGCGGTTAGAAATTCGGACAATTCGCACACCTCGCGCGCGCGGAAACGTCCGAAAACTAGGTGTTGGCGTTTTCCAGCCGGTTCCGTGACTGTCCTGATGACGGTGATTGGCAGGGTTGGCCCGCGCCCGGGATTATGAACCGAAACTTAGGTTACGTCATACCCTCATGGGGTTTGCACCTGCCGTTCGCCGCCGACTTCGTTTTGCCTTCATCGGTGCGGGGGCCGGTACTCATGCCTCCGTGCAGTTTACAGCGTCCGCTCCGGTATATGTCCCGGCGCTTGCATGGCGTTCCGGCCCGCGTCCTCGCTCCGCACTCCATGCCTCGCAATTCGGCTGGCAGGGGCACGTCAGGAGGATGAGGATATCGAAATCCTCTTGCTGCCCATTGGCGGTGCCGTTCGTCGGTCACTTCGATCCAGCGCCGCCACAGCTTCCGGCGCGCAGTTCCACCTGATTTATCTTGATTGTTTTTCAATGCTACCCCCGACCATAGGGTTTGCTAACTGATGCTACTTCAGCCATCGGACCGCCCATTATTTCCATCCACTTTAATGCGCTCCGTCTCTCCGATGTTTTGCGTCCAACCGCACCGCTTGCCGATGATCGGACCGCCTGCGCCGTGCCGGTTCAATTCCAATGCCGCGCCAGTTTCGTTGTCCGCGCCCTTCATGAGATAAGCGAGGACGTTCCACACGTTCCCACCGTGACGTGCATCGTTGGACCTGGCACTTGCGAGGGTGCCGCCGATAACACGCACGACACTAACGCCTCTCCGGTATTTGCCGCCCGCGCCCTCGATCCAGCGCCGCGTCCGGTTTCGGAACGTGTAGCCATCGGGAGCATGCAGGAGGATATGGACATGCGCTCCCTTGCCTTCGCCATTCTCTCGGGACCATATCGCCGCCATATCGCCGCCCGCGCGCCGGATATGCTCGCCTGCCCGTTTCAGGATGTTGCGGACGAATGCCGCGCCCTCGCTGTCAGGGATGCCCGCATTGCCGTAGTGAATGGTCCAGTGCCGGGAGAACGTGCGGCCCGTCGCCTGCGCATAGGATGCCGCCGCAATCATTCCCTCGATCTGCCGTCGCGTCAGGTTCTCACTTACCCTGCCAGAGCGGATTCGTGCCCCGCCCCACGTCCTGCACTGGACCGTATCGCGGAAGGCAAGGTCGCAACTGTAGAGTAGATCTATATTAGCAAGAGGTGTGCCAGTTTTGGCAGAATGTGGTTTTTCTGCCGTTTTTGTATCTCCGGCTGCTTCCTCGATTAGGGCCGTTTTCGCCATTTTGCGCCAGTTTCAAGTTTGGGCGGCAACAGGATATCGCGGGCGAGTCGATACCCTGTTGCCAAATTGACTTAGGAGCCGCTTTCGGTCCCTTTAGGGACTGGCAAGCCGTGGTACGCCATCAATGCGCCTGTCAGCGGCCACAGGTCGCCCAAAGGGAACGTGCAGCCCTCTCGTGTCGGCTTCCACGTTCCGTTTGCGTAGTACCACTTTCGCCAATTCGCGAACCTGCGCCCTTGATGCGTTACTACCTCAAGCCGCCATCGGTCGCCCCGATAATCGTGCTCAAAGAGGATGGAATTGTCACTCATGCGCCACCTCCCGCAACGAGTGCTCCGGGTGTATGCAGGCGATATCGCGCGTGGCGAAAGTCACCTTCCAGTTCGGTGCTTATGTCCAGACCGTCGCAGCGCATGGCGTGGATGCTGGAACCCAGCCGCGTATGCCACGGCAGCGTGTCCCATTGCGTGATACCGTTGCTGGCGTTGGCGAGCATCGCGAACACGCGCGCCCGCTTGCCCGAATAGCGCCATATCCGGCCCGTGGAGGCGCGGTAGGCCACGCGGGGTAGGTTCGCCTTGCCACTCCCCCCTGAAGGCGCGTATGAAGTTCCCGCAATTGCTCCCACAGCGTTGCAGGCCCCTCCGGTCGTTGCCGCGACCGGGGGGCTA
Coding sequences within:
- a CDS encoding PDZ domain-containing protein — protein: MPTTTTSYSRGNVQAYGTGGSAHGSYSGTTTTYGSQTTYLPYQVNRFRKTALYFSFVPKIGAGILTRELTPDEVAKFETRRAVAVQAIRDGSPAYLADILPGDIILTVNGNPADLSNLQKAASGPQPIKVQIARNGALREIDLEIPTEWQPH
- a CDS encoding HGGxSTG domain-containing protein, translating into MECGARTRAGTPCKRRDIYRSGRCKLHGGMSTGPRTDEGKTKSAANGRCKPHEGMT